A stretch of Myxococcus hansupus DNA encodes these proteins:
- a CDS encoding metallophosphoesterase family protein: MKLYAISDLHLRHNDNRLALQALPAHPEDWLIVAGDVGETLAEMEFMLSTLTQRFRQVIWVPGNHELWTMPSEQPQLKGEARYQRMVSLCRGYGALTPEDPYPRWPGPGPERVIVPMFLGYDYTFRPDHVPADKALEWAWEDDLMCTDEVLLHPEPYASRSAWCAARVASTRARLEALPPGCATVLINHYPLRYEHVRLPRIPRFSIWCGTKSTEDWHTRYRAEVVVTGHLHMPATLWRDGVRFEEVSLGYPAQWKFRGVRGLESCLRVILPDAAP; the protein is encoded by the coding sequence ATGAAGCTCTACGCCATCAGCGACCTGCACCTGCGCCACAACGACAACCGACTGGCGCTCCAGGCGCTCCCCGCCCATCCCGAGGACTGGCTCATCGTGGCTGGGGACGTGGGCGAGACGCTGGCGGAGATGGAGTTCATGCTCAGCACCCTCACCCAGCGCTTCCGCCAGGTCATCTGGGTGCCGGGCAATCACGAGCTGTGGACGATGCCGTCCGAGCAGCCGCAGCTCAAGGGCGAGGCGCGCTACCAGCGGATGGTGAGCCTGTGCCGCGGCTACGGCGCCCTCACGCCGGAGGACCCGTATCCCCGCTGGCCCGGCCCCGGCCCCGAGCGCGTCATCGTCCCCATGTTCCTGGGCTACGACTACACGTTCCGCCCGGACCACGTGCCCGCGGACAAGGCGCTGGAGTGGGCCTGGGAGGACGACCTGATGTGCACCGATGAGGTGCTCCTCCACCCCGAGCCCTACGCGAGCCGCTCCGCCTGGTGCGCCGCGCGCGTCGCGTCCACGCGGGCGCGGCTGGAGGCCCTGCCCCCGGGCTGCGCCACGGTGCTCATCAACCACTACCCGCTGCGCTACGAACACGTGCGGCTGCCGCGCATCCCCCGCTTCTCCATCTGGTGCGGAACGAAGAGCACCGAGGACTGGCACACGCGCTACCGGGCGGAGGTCGTCGTCACCGGGCACCTGCACATGCCCGCCACGCTGTGGCGGGACGGCGTGCGCTTCGAGGAAGTCTCGCTGGGCTACCCCGCGCAGTGGAAGTTCCGGGGCGTGCGGGGCCTGGAGAGCTGCCTGCGCGTCATCCTCCCGGACGCCGCGCCCTAG
- a CDS encoding response regulator — translation MLTFLFVDEDPRSLAALRRLVRDLPGGKRFVRCMDEALALVREERPAVVVTGDLLPDGDGLGLLAQVRAQHPRTACALHAVMPPRLQDITWMDRAAPPSEVHALLRMLGAGQVHHPA, via the coding sequence ATGCTGACCTTCTTGTTCGTGGATGAAGACCCGCGTTCACTCGCGGCGCTGCGGCGGCTCGTCAGGGACCTGCCGGGTGGCAAGCGCTTCGTCCGATGCATGGATGAAGCGCTCGCGCTCGTGAGGGAAGAGCGCCCCGCGGTGGTGGTGACGGGTGACCTGCTCCCGGACGGAGACGGGCTGGGCCTCCTCGCGCAGGTGCGGGCGCAGCATCCACGCACCGCCTGCGCGCTGCACGCGGTGATGCCGCCCCGGCTCCAGGACATCACCTGGATGGACCGCGCCGCGCCGCCCTCGGAAGTCCATGCCCTGCTGCGGATGCTGGGCGCCGGCCAGGTCCACCACCCGGCCTGA
- a CDS encoding helix-turn-helix transcriptional regulator: MEKTLASRLGGAARLARTRLNLTQADVAERIGIASEVYGRLERGHMLPSIQTFRRLCTVLSISADEALGLKPVQDVKWANEPPSDYGESAELRRLMRRAKQLDRTSIRILSVLAAQFKPRS; the protein is encoded by the coding sequence ATGGAAAAGACCCTCGCATCCCGCCTTGGAGGCGCGGCACGCCTCGCTCGAACCCGCCTGAACCTGACCCAGGCAGACGTGGCGGAGCGGATTGGCATCGCGAGCGAAGTCTACGGTCGGCTCGAGCGCGGCCACATGCTGCCGAGCATCCAGACGTTCCGCCGGTTGTGCACGGTGCTCTCCATCTCCGCGGACGAAGCGTTGGGGCTCAAACCGGTGCAGGACGTGAAGTGGGCCAACGAGCCGCCCAGTGACTACGGCGAGTCCGCCGAGCTGCGGCGGTTGATGCGCCGGGCCAAGCAGCTCGACCGGACGTCCATCCGAATCCTCAGCGTGCTCGCGGCGCAGTTCAAGCCGCGGAGCTGA
- a CDS encoding DUF790 family protein: MLTRELLNFRVRQGVLRPAFVKRDDAELLGFAQDLLTEVDASKGNQRDDVEESLGLKAGAFTKPKVARGLVKLVQDRLLFDEPAPGVTESRWERLKSAGQVLRALPPDATVEDFEARLSQSLPVPLAEAREALYSDLPGHRRLVGWDGEALDAQELVDRYNLALAQGPLLSARRLRLRAQAPDLLRVRKVLRWLKFCRLVAEVYRDDDNWALDVEGPGAMLALQKKYGLQLATFLSVVPILERWELTATVEPSRRQATLMLSHKDPLRSPLPAALGHIPPEVATLAEGFEDEAWELDLTPLPRHVGASGLCVPDLTFRHRASRREVALELFHAWHAAPLARRLTELRSRPDAGLLLGVDRALAKEAPERAQLEAHPQVVLFNGFPSARKLRERLARLEAPESGP; this comes from the coding sequence ATGCTGACGCGCGAGCTGCTCAACTTTCGCGTGCGCCAGGGCGTGCTGCGTCCCGCCTTCGTGAAGCGCGATGACGCCGAGCTCCTCGGCTTCGCCCAGGACCTGCTCACCGAAGTCGACGCCTCGAAAGGAAACCAGCGCGACGACGTGGAGGAGTCCCTGGGCCTCAAGGCCGGCGCCTTCACCAAACCCAAGGTGGCCCGAGGCCTGGTCAAGCTGGTGCAGGACCGGCTCCTCTTCGACGAGCCCGCGCCCGGCGTGACGGAGTCCCGGTGGGAGCGGCTGAAGTCCGCGGGCCAGGTGCTGCGCGCGCTGCCTCCCGACGCCACGGTGGAGGACTTCGAGGCGCGGCTGTCCCAGTCCCTGCCCGTCCCCCTGGCCGAGGCCCGCGAGGCGCTGTACTCGGACCTGCCCGGCCACCGGCGGCTGGTGGGCTGGGATGGCGAGGCGCTCGACGCCCAGGAGCTGGTCGACCGCTACAACCTGGCGCTGGCCCAGGGCCCCCTGCTGTCCGCACGGCGCCTGCGGCTGCGCGCCCAGGCCCCGGACCTGCTGCGCGTGCGCAAGGTGCTCCGGTGGCTCAAGTTCTGCCGACTGGTCGCGGAGGTCTACCGGGACGACGACAACTGGGCGCTCGACGTGGAAGGCCCCGGGGCGATGCTCGCGCTCCAGAAGAAGTACGGCCTTCAACTGGCGACCTTCCTCTCCGTGGTTCCCATCCTGGAGCGCTGGGAGCTCACCGCCACCGTGGAGCCGTCGCGGCGGCAGGCCACGCTGATGCTGAGCCACAAGGACCCGCTGCGCTCGCCGCTCCCCGCCGCGCTGGGACACATCCCGCCCGAGGTGGCGACGCTCGCCGAGGGCTTCGAGGACGAGGCGTGGGAGCTGGACCTCACGCCCCTGCCCCGGCACGTGGGCGCTTCGGGCCTGTGCGTGCCAGACCTCACCTTCCGCCACCGCGCGTCCCGGCGTGAAGTCGCCCTGGAGCTGTTCCACGCCTGGCACGCGGCGCCCCTGGCGCGACGGCTGACGGAGCTGCGCTCGCGGCCGGACGCCGGGCTGCTGCTGGGCGTGGACCGGGCGCTGGCGAAGGAGGCGCCGGAGCGCGCGCAGTTGGAAGCCCACCCGCAGGTGGTGCTCTTCAACGGCTTTCCCTCGGCGCGCAAGCTGCGCGAACGCCTGGCGCGGCTGGAGGCCCCGGAGTCCGGGCCGTGA
- a CDS encoding DEAD/DEAH box helicase family protein has protein sequence MPSPTELHFDCGTLVAPTLPEDARLRALFQKDGRTGVYRAPAWHYRDVVLRLRELGLPYDDKAKRFEPLELPLASPIEPFPHQQQALDAWTRAGGRGLVELPTGAGKTLLAVLAIAHVKRPALVVVPTLDLMAQWQGVLSRHFSVPVGLLGGGVNDRQPLTVTTYDSAAMQTEFHGNRFGLLVCDECHHLPARSYRFIAEGSLAPYRLGLTATLERTDGGESVCEELLGPRVHHTDIRQLQGQYLAPYEVKRIEVPLTPDEKSRYDTARALYLNFVRRLGVPLSAPDGWARFLAQSQRSDEGRAAYRAYREQRRIALTSSAKQEVLWRILLEHREDRVLVFTDDNETVYTLARRLLLPALTHHTPVPERKALLAAFASGELPVLLTSRVLNEGVDVPEARVGVVLSGSASVREHVQRLGRILRKRPGKRALLYEVCSAQTAESSISERRRQHGAYQEGA, from the coding sequence ATGCCGTCGCCCACCGAGCTCCACTTCGACTGCGGCACCCTGGTCGCGCCCACGCTGCCAGAAGACGCGCGACTGCGTGCCCTCTTCCAGAAGGACGGGCGCACCGGGGTGTACCGCGCGCCCGCGTGGCACTACCGCGACGTGGTGCTGCGACTGCGGGAGTTGGGCCTCCCGTACGACGACAAGGCGAAGCGCTTCGAGCCGCTGGAGCTGCCCCTCGCCTCGCCCATCGAGCCCTTCCCACATCAGCAGCAGGCGCTGGACGCGTGGACGCGCGCGGGAGGCCGGGGGCTGGTGGAGCTGCCCACGGGCGCGGGCAAGACGCTGCTGGCGGTGCTGGCCATCGCCCACGTGAAGCGCCCCGCGCTGGTGGTGGTGCCCACGTTGGACTTGATGGCGCAGTGGCAGGGCGTGCTGTCGCGGCACTTCTCCGTGCCCGTGGGGCTGCTGGGCGGCGGGGTGAATGACCGGCAGCCGCTGACGGTGACGACGTACGACTCGGCGGCGATGCAGACGGAGTTCCACGGCAACCGCTTTGGCCTGCTGGTCTGCGACGAGTGCCACCACCTTCCCGCGCGCAGCTATCGCTTCATCGCGGAGGGCTCGCTGGCGCCGTACCGGCTGGGCCTCACCGCGACGCTGGAGCGCACCGACGGCGGCGAGAGCGTGTGCGAGGAGCTGCTCGGCCCTCGGGTCCACCACACGGACATCCGCCAGTTGCAGGGTCAGTACCTGGCGCCCTACGAGGTGAAGCGCATCGAGGTGCCGCTCACCCCGGACGAGAAGAGCCGCTACGACACGGCCCGGGCGCTGTACCTGAACTTCGTGCGCAGGCTGGGGGTCCCGCTCTCCGCGCCGGACGGCTGGGCGCGGTTTCTGGCGCAGAGCCAGCGCAGCGACGAGGGCCGCGCCGCGTATCGCGCGTATCGGGAGCAGCGGCGGATTGCCCTCACGTCCAGCGCCAAGCAGGAGGTGCTGTGGCGCATCCTCCTGGAGCACCGCGAGGACCGGGTGCTCGTCTTCACCGATGACAACGAGACTGTCTACACGCTGGCGCGGCGCCTGCTGCTGCCCGCGCTCACGCACCACACGCCCGTGCCGGAGCGCAAGGCCTTGCTGGCCGCGTTCGCTTCGGGCGAGCTGCCGGTGCTGCTCACCTCGCGGGTGTTGAACGAAGGTGTCGACGTGCCCGAGGCCCGCGTGGGCGTGGTGCTCAGTGGAAGTGCCAGCGTGCGCGAGCACGTGCAGCGCTTGGGCCGCATCCTGCGCAAGCGCCCGGGGAAGCGGGCCCTCTTGTACGAGGTGTGCTCGGCGCAAACGGCGGAGAGCAGCATCAGCGAACGGCGGCGCCAACACGGCGCCTATCAGGAGGGCGCCTGA
- a CDS encoding DMT family transporter encodes MRFITLVPMLCGLAVVAQAGLNRRFAGQWGLMSAVLVNMVVATVATFAVYMAVRTVPGLWPEAAAGQGRLNGFTPWHLLPGLCGVVIVLGMPWAMSRLGAVQSALLLMAAQLLTSLVWDAMVEGRPATFPRVLGSGVAFAGAAIAVWKG; translated from the coding sequence ATGCGCTTCATCACGCTCGTTCCCATGCTGTGTGGCCTGGCGGTCGTCGCCCAGGCCGGTCTCAACCGTCGCTTCGCGGGCCAGTGGGGCCTGATGAGTGCCGTCCTCGTGAACATGGTGGTGGCGACGGTGGCCACCTTCGCGGTGTACATGGCCGTGCGGACCGTGCCGGGCCTGTGGCCCGAGGCCGCGGCGGGACAGGGCCGCCTGAATGGCTTCACGCCCTGGCACCTGCTGCCGGGCCTGTGCGGCGTCGTCATCGTGCTCGGCATGCCCTGGGCCATGAGCCGCCTGGGCGCGGTGCAATCCGCGCTGCTGCTGATGGCCGCACAGCTCCTCACCAGCCTCGTGTGGGACGCGATGGTGGAAGGTCGCCCAGCCACCTTCCCCCGCGTCCTGGGTTCGGGGGTCGCTTTCGCGGGGGCCGCCATCGCCGTCTGGAAGGGCTAG
- a CDS encoding response regulator: MRRVLVVSPHVPSRELLRRILEAPDLSVSATGDTDDAFSALTSRPPAVVVVDLRRPDEDHPLFLGLLRKRHPRQPVIALVPGRLRIFDGQHERVVEAHGETAEALHQLLAALQQAVQELLAQELLRLWRPPVGRA; this comes from the coding sequence ATGCGCCGCGTCCTCGTCGTCAGTCCTCACGTCCCCTCGCGCGAGTTGCTGCGGCGCATCCTCGAAGCCCCGGACTTGTCGGTCTCCGCGACCGGCGACACCGACGATGCCTTCTCCGCCTTGACGTCCCGTCCCCCCGCCGTGGTGGTGGTGGACCTGCGCCGCCCGGATGAGGACCACCCGCTCTTCCTGGGCTTGTTACGCAAACGTCACCCGAGGCAACCCGTCATCGCGCTGGTGCCTGGCCGGCTGCGCATCTTCGACGGGCAGCATGAGCGCGTGGTGGAAGCCCACGGAGAGACGGCGGAGGCGCTTCACCAGTTGCTCGCCGCGTTGCAGCAAGCCGTGCAGGAGCTGCTCGCGCAAGAGCTGCTCCGGTTGTGGCGCCCTCCCGTCGGCCGCGCCTGA
- a CDS encoding formylglycine-generating enzyme family protein translates to MGHSSWKAFLRSGVFAALSGVALVSAPALARNTITTAAGCSQEFKGSKAQIKTCRECVDADGRFRLSAARKSWSCDAGSSSGSSGASGSGGLRPSRPVGSDKPARPAQKPVPKKSPASPPPASPGKHFKDYVTIKAGTFTIGSPESDPDRDSNEHRASITLTRDFLMKTTEVTQGEWLFIQRTATEYHDEDCGYDCPVGGMSWKGALEYLNALSKKEGLEACYVFDGEQVEWPKGLDCAGYRLPTEAEWEYAARGGSEAPRYGEAAEIAWFFDNSANTLHPARTKKANAYGLYDVYGGVQEWTWDSADDASFQEGATDPFTGTGSQPTERGERIIRGGSYRDSIRVMRAPWRRGYNASFTSAELGFRPVRTVVK, encoded by the coding sequence ATGGGTCATTCAAGTTGGAAGGCATTCCTGCGCAGCGGTGTGTTCGCGGCGCTGTCGGGCGTGGCGCTCGTGTCCGCGCCCGCGCTCGCTCGCAACACCATCACCACCGCCGCGGGATGCTCGCAGGAGTTCAAGGGCAGCAAGGCGCAAATCAAGACGTGCCGCGAGTGCGTGGATGCCGACGGCCGCTTCCGGCTGAGCGCGGCGCGGAAGAGCTGGTCGTGCGATGCCGGGTCGTCGAGCGGAAGCAGCGGCGCCTCCGGCAGTGGCGGGCTGCGTCCCTCCAGGCCCGTGGGCTCGGACAAGCCTGCCCGGCCCGCGCAGAAGCCCGTGCCGAAGAAGTCACCGGCGTCGCCTCCGCCCGCGTCGCCGGGCAAGCACTTCAAGGACTACGTCACCATCAAGGCGGGCACGTTCACCATCGGCTCGCCCGAAAGCGACCCTGACCGGGATTCGAATGAGCATCGCGCCTCCATCACCTTGACGCGCGACTTCTTGATGAAGACGACGGAAGTCACGCAGGGCGAGTGGCTCTTCATCCAGCGCACGGCCACCGAGTACCACGACGAGGACTGCGGCTATGACTGTCCCGTGGGCGGCATGAGCTGGAAGGGCGCGCTCGAGTACCTCAACGCGTTGTCCAAGAAGGAGGGGCTGGAGGCCTGCTACGTCTTCGACGGTGAGCAGGTGGAATGGCCCAAGGGGCTCGACTGCGCGGGGTACCGGCTGCCCACCGAGGCGGAGTGGGAGTACGCGGCGCGCGGTGGCTCCGAGGCGCCCCGGTATGGCGAGGCGGCGGAGATCGCCTGGTTCTTCGACAACAGCGCCAACACCTTGCATCCGGCCCGGACGAAGAAGGCCAATGCCTATGGCCTGTATGACGTGTACGGCGGCGTCCAGGAATGGACGTGGGATTCCGCGGACGACGCGTCCTTCCAGGAGGGGGCGACGGACCCCTTCACGGGAACGGGCTCGCAGCCCACGGAGCGCGGCGAGCGCATCATCCGCGGCGGCTCCTATCGCGACTCCATCCGGGTCATGCGCGCGCCGTGGCGCCGGGGCTACAACGCGAGCTTCACCTCCGCGGAGCTGGGCTTCCGGCCCGTGCGCACGGTGGTGAAGTAG
- a CDS encoding hydrolase: MRFQPTQPFVPAPGLANEHAQTIYASLVRPTRTPVLRRERLELPDGDFVDLDSFNGPTGAPHVVALHGLEGSSQAGYVTAILRGAQARGWGATALNFRSCSGEPNRLARSYHSGDVDDALRVLNETRARVTGPLFAVGFSLGANVLCRLLETLGDDAPVDAAASVSAPYDLDACCRKLDGGGPFHLLYRERFLRTLKQKARHKLRHFPGAFDAKALEAARTIRAFDDAVTSMLHGFRDAAHYYAESSSGPRLHAIRRPTLLLSAADDPMLEAPVIPPAATDNPFLSVVLTEHGGHVGFVGGRLHRPDFWAEAQVLAFFDAVRAGPSTK, translated from the coding sequence GTGCGATTCCAGCCCACCCAGCCCTTCGTGCCCGCGCCTGGCCTGGCGAACGAGCATGCACAGACCATCTACGCCTCACTGGTGCGCCCCACGCGCACGCCCGTGCTGCGGCGGGAGCGCCTGGAGTTGCCAGACGGCGACTTCGTGGACCTGGACTCGTTCAACGGCCCGACAGGCGCGCCGCATGTGGTGGCGTTGCACGGCCTGGAGGGCTCGTCCCAGGCAGGCTACGTCACGGCCATCCTCCGAGGCGCGCAGGCGCGAGGCTGGGGCGCCACCGCGCTCAACTTCCGCTCATGCAGCGGCGAGCCCAACCGGCTGGCCCGCTCGTACCACTCGGGTGATGTCGACGATGCGCTGCGCGTGCTGAACGAGACGCGCGCCCGTGTCACCGGCCCGCTCTTCGCCGTGGGCTTCTCGCTGGGCGCCAACGTGCTGTGCCGGCTGCTGGAGACGCTGGGCGACGACGCGCCCGTGGATGCCGCCGCGTCCGTCAGCGCGCCGTACGACTTGGACGCCTGCTGCCGGAAGCTGGATGGCGGCGGCCCCTTCCACCTGCTCTACCGCGAACGCTTCCTGCGCACGCTGAAGCAGAAGGCCCGGCACAAGCTGCGGCACTTTCCCGGCGCCTTCGATGCCAAGGCCCTGGAAGCGGCTCGCACCATCCGCGCCTTCGACGACGCCGTCACCTCCATGCTGCACGGGTTCCGGGACGCCGCCCACTACTACGCGGAATCCTCCTCGGGCCCCCGACTGCACGCCATCCGCCGGCCCACCCTGCTGCTGAGCGCGGCCGACGACCCGATGCTGGAGGCGCCCGTCATTCCGCCCGCCGCCACGGACAATCCCTTCCTTAGCGTCGTGCTGACCGAGCACGGCGGACACGTGGGCTTCGTCGGAGGCCGACTGCACCGCCCTGACTTCTGGGCCGAAGCGCAGGTGCTGGCCTTCTTCGACGCCGTACGGGCCGGACCCTCAACCAAATGA
- a CDS encoding YkgJ family cysteine cluster protein, which translates to MSGTPAKKVECTCCGACCVAPDIAALDKPLGMRCPHLLEDNLCAVYEQRPAICRDYQPDEVCTLIEAPTLEERVEKYLGLFGLQEEARVLREEGCASMRMARRLAALPKSGGRGDG; encoded by the coding sequence GTGAGTGGCACGCCGGCCAAGAAGGTGGAGTGCACCTGCTGCGGCGCCTGTTGCGTGGCGCCCGACATCGCCGCGCTCGACAAGCCGTTGGGCATGCGCTGCCCGCACCTCCTGGAGGACAACCTCTGCGCCGTGTACGAGCAGCGTCCGGCCATCTGCCGCGACTACCAGCCGGATGAGGTCTGCACCCTCATCGAGGCCCCCACCCTGGAGGAGCGCGTGGAGAAGTACCTGGGCCTCTTCGGACTCCAGGAGGAGGCGCGGGTGCTGCGTGAAGAGGGCTGTGCCTCCATGCGCATGGCGCGACGGTTGGCGGCGCTGCCCAAGTCAGGCGGGCGCGGCGACGGATAG
- a CDS encoding GNAT family N-acetyltransferase — protein sequence MHLVVANEAQKAERDHLTYAAWGSPLTVEQFLQRELRLRAHAWSQDGMRTWLLCDDAGQVLTSCETFRTHSFLRDSECQSTPGDSFIIASVFTETALRGHGHATRLMDLVASELERTEPRAQAAVLYSDVGPRIYGRSGYREVPAWDWHLPVLGGPVLHKVDSLLEDKDVPAALARMRRPEVPFFMWPGAEQVDWHLERERIYAELLRRPRPRACGAVVGASTAMWAMMARHGELVVLMLDARSEEDAAALLEAARAQAHKAGLSKVVLWEEPDTMPWVARLPEASREARDGSLPMLRPLREGLPAASDVPFPRALWA from the coding sequence ATGCATCTGGTCGTTGCCAACGAAGCGCAGAAGGCCGAACGGGACCACCTCACCTACGCCGCCTGGGGCTCGCCCCTCACCGTGGAGCAGTTCCTCCAGCGGGAGCTCCGGCTGCGCGCCCATGCGTGGAGCCAGGACGGCATGCGCACCTGGCTCCTGTGTGACGACGCGGGCCAGGTGCTCACCTCCTGCGAGACGTTCCGCACGCACAGCTTCCTGCGGGACTCGGAGTGCCAGTCCACGCCCGGCGACAGCTTCATCATCGCCAGCGTCTTCACCGAGACGGCCCTGCGCGGCCACGGCCACGCCACGCGGTTGATGGACCTGGTGGCCTCCGAACTGGAGCGCACCGAGCCTCGGGCCCAGGCGGCGGTGCTCTACTCCGACGTGGGCCCGCGCATCTATGGCCGCTCGGGCTACCGGGAGGTCCCCGCCTGGGACTGGCACCTGCCCGTGCTCGGGGGGCCGGTGCTGCACAAGGTGGACTCGCTGCTCGAGGACAAGGACGTGCCGGCCGCGCTCGCGCGCATGCGGCGGCCCGAGGTCCCCTTCTTCATGTGGCCCGGCGCCGAGCAGGTGGACTGGCATCTGGAGCGGGAGCGCATCTACGCAGAGCTGCTGCGCCGTCCACGGCCCCGGGCCTGCGGCGCGGTGGTGGGCGCGTCCACGGCCATGTGGGCCATGATGGCCCGGCACGGCGAGCTGGTGGTGCTGATGCTGGACGCGCGCTCCGAGGAAGACGCCGCCGCGCTGTTGGAGGCCGCCCGGGCCCAGGCCCACAAGGCCGGCCTGTCGAAGGTGGTGTTGTGGGAGGAGCCCGACACCATGCCGTGGGTGGCCCGGCTGCCCGAGGCGAGCCGCGAGGCCCGCGACGGCTCCCTGCCCATGCTGCGCCCGCTTCGCGAAGGGCTCCCCGCCGCCTCGGATGTCCCCTTCCCTCGCGCGCTGTGGGCGTGA
- a CDS encoding DUF481 domain-containing protein: MLSAAFLIATSLQAQAPAPAPSTPAAPAAATAPAAPEATPLSMEERTALAAERAALAAERAAEASIRAAEAAERAAAVTAPPPAPAAAPATDKKKGEWDVTVGLGLISLTGNASTLTVSGLASAQRTTDNWIYAIKSFGSYGRSRPPQVEGQETESQVVALNAGLELRGDRRFTQVISGYLLAGAEADHVKSVESRTYGEGGMGVLWWDEKKEKGRESYLRTDAAFRYANETRFQYYPTRMDLPDVDLGGPRFGAVFRYGLAQNVLFKEDVEVLVSVIGDSRMLFNSQTQLSVGLTKQLSLGASFLIKHDSSPPPGKLPTDTALALNFEVML; this comes from the coding sequence ATGCTTTCCGCCGCATTCCTGATTGCCACGTCCCTGCAGGCCCAGGCGCCTGCGCCTGCCCCTTCCACGCCCGCGGCCCCCGCCGCGGCCACCGCGCCCGCCGCACCGGAGGCCACGCCCCTCAGCATGGAGGAGCGCACCGCCCTCGCCGCGGAGCGCGCCGCCCTCGCCGCGGAGCGCGCCGCGGAGGCCAGCATCCGCGCCGCCGAGGCCGCCGAGCGCGCCGCCGCCGTTACCGCGCCGCCCCCGGCTCCCGCCGCCGCGCCCGCCACCGACAAGAAGAAGGGTGAGTGGGACGTCACGGTGGGCCTGGGCCTCATCTCGCTGACGGGTAACGCGTCCACCCTGACGGTGAGCGGCCTGGCCAGCGCCCAGCGCACGACGGACAACTGGATCTACGCCATCAAGTCCTTCGGCTCCTATGGCCGCAGCCGTCCGCCCCAGGTGGAGGGCCAGGAGACCGAGTCCCAGGTGGTGGCCCTCAACGCCGGCCTGGAGCTGCGCGGTGACCGCCGCTTCACCCAGGTCATCAGCGGCTACCTGCTGGCCGGCGCCGAGGCCGACCACGTGAAGAGCGTGGAGTCCCGGACCTACGGTGAAGGCGGTATGGGCGTGCTGTGGTGGGACGAGAAGAAGGAGAAGGGTCGCGAGTCCTACCTCCGCACCGACGCTGCCTTCCGCTACGCCAACGAAACGCGCTTCCAGTACTACCCCACGCGCATGGACCTGCCCGACGTGGACCTGGGCGGCCCCCGCTTCGGCGCGGTGTTCCGCTACGGCCTGGCGCAGAACGTCCTCTTCAAGGAGGACGTGGAGGTGCTGGTGAGCGTCATCGGCGACTCGCGCATGCTGTTCAACAGCCAGACGCAGCTCTCCGTGGGCCTCACCAAGCAGCTCTCGCTGGGCGCCAGCTTCCTCATCAAGCACGACAGCTCGCCGCCGCCGGGCAAGTTGCCCACCGATACGGCGCTGGCGCTGAACTTCGAAGTGATGCTGTAG
- a CDS encoding cytochrome C oxidase subunit IV family protein, which produces MAIANESRQEEQNMREEHHGAGRYWLIWVLLLVLTAVTVVTGRIHIPTWGLVLALVVATTKGTLVLLYFMHLIDHRGANRLVFAVSILFVVLMLAIPLVDLGTRYRGATPPGSTVSDMQAIDIGADAMEGRFGGGLRKEGKTGEQSGSPRQ; this is translated from the coding sequence ATGGCCATTGCCAACGAATCCCGGCAAGAAGAACAGAACATGCGCGAGGAGCACCACGGAGCGGGCCGTTACTGGCTCATCTGGGTCCTCCTGCTGGTGCTGACCGCGGTCACCGTCGTCACGGGGCGCATCCACATCCCGACGTGGGGTCTGGTGCTGGCGCTCGTCGTCGCCACCACCAAGGGCACGCTGGTGCTGCTGTACTTCATGCACCTGATTGACCACCGGGGCGCCAACCGCCTCGTGTTCGCCGTCTCCATCCTCTTCGTGGTGTTGATGCTCGCCATCCCATTGGTGGACCTGGGCACCCGCTACCGCGGCGCCACGCCCCCGGGTTCGACGGTCAGCGACATGCAGGCCATCGACATCGGCGCGGACGCCATGGAAGGCCGCTTCGGCGGTGGGCTCCGCAAGGAAGGCAAGACGGGCGAGCAGTCCGGCAGTCCCCGTCAGTAG